One genomic region from Quercus robur chromosome 4, dhQueRobu3.1, whole genome shotgun sequence encodes:
- the LOC126720862 gene encoding gibberellin 2-beta-dioxygenase 1-like, producing the protein MVVLSKPAIEQYSFIRNCIPTTTFYTGIPIIDLSKPDSKNLIVKACEDFGFFKVINHGVPLEFITNLESEAIKFFSLPLSEKEKAGPPTPMGYGNKSIGPNGDIGWVEYLLLTTNPDSCSHKFLSVLGENPEVFRSALNDYILAVKEMTCEVLELMADGLKIPTSNVFSKLLKDEKSDSVFRLNHYPPCPDFQALEDSNMVGFGEHTDPQIISVLRSNNASGLQISLRNGNWISVPPDQDSFFFLVGDSLQVMTNGRFQSVRHRVLTNSLKSRVSMIYFGGPPLSEKITPLPALMKGETSLYKEFTWLEYKTSAYNTKLADNRLGHFERIVAS; encoded by the exons atGGTAGTCCTATCCAAACCAGCAATTGAACAGTACTCTTTTATTAGAAACTGCATACCCACCACCACATTTTATACTGGAATTCCCATAATAGACCTCTCAAAACCTGACTCCAAGAACCTCATAGTCAAGGCCTGTGAAGATTTTGGATTCTTCAAGGTCATCAATCATGGAGTCCCACTTGAGTTTATTACCAACTTGGAATCTGAAGCTATTAAATTCTTCTCCTTACCACtctcagaaaaagaaaaggcaggGCCTCCTACTCCAATGGGGTATGGTAACAAGAGTATTGGACCCAACGGTGATATTGGTTGGGTCGAATACCTTCTTTTAACAACCAATCCAGATTCATGCTCTCACAAATTTCTCTCAGTTCTTGGAGAAAACCCAGAAGTTTTCCG TTCTGCTTTGAATGACTATATATTAGCTGTGAAGGAGATGACCTGTGAGGTTCTTGAATTAATGGCTGATGGATTGAAGATTCCAACAAGTAATGTGTTCAGTAAGCTTTTGAAGGATGAAAAGAGTGACTCTGTTTTCAGGCTCAATCACTACCCTCCATGCCCAGACTTTCAGGCTTTGGAAGATAGCAATATGGTTGGATTTGGAGAGCACACTGACCCTCAAATCATATCTGTGCTGAGGTCCAACAACGCATCTGGCCTTCAAATTTCTCTGAGAAATGGGAATTGGATTTCAGTCCCACCTGATCAGGACtcattcttctttcttgtggGTGATTCTTTGCAG GTTATGACCAATGGAAGGTTCCAAAGTGTGAGGCACAGGGTTCTGACAAACAGCTTGAAATCAAGAGTTTCAATGATATATTTTGGTGGACCACCTTTGAGTGAGAAAATAACTCCATTACCTGCACTTATGAAAGGAGAAACGAGCTTGTACAAAGAGTTTACATGGCTTGAGTATAAAACATCAGCTTATAATACAAAATTGGCTGATAATAGGCTTGGGCACTTTGAGAGAATTGTAGCCTCGTAA